One genomic region from Fictibacillus marinisediminis encodes:
- a CDS encoding YuzF family protein produces MNNINWVVSDPYVYQALQSVVSKPVVVQTERGSVRGTLKQVVPDHIVVESAGNSFYIRTQQIIWVVPNPQLVPE; encoded by the coding sequence ATGAATAACATTAACTGGGTTGTGAGTGATCCATATGTGTATCAAGCGCTGCAGTCGGTTGTAAGCAAGCCGGTTGTCGTCCAGACGGAACGTGGCTCGGTTCGAGGAACGCTTAAACAGGTTGTTCCTGATCACATCGTCGTAGAATCAGCGGGAAACTCCTTTTATATCAGAACTCAGCAGATCATTTGGGTCGTGCCAAATCCGCAATTGGTTCCCGAATAA
- a CDS encoding glycine betaine ABC transporter substrate-binding protein yields the protein MNFPKIPLAQWVDHLVDWITNTFDPVFNAITGFIEGLLDNLVTLLGIGPSILLILIITLFALYTSRWGVAIFTLVGLLLIDNLGYWDATVDTIALVLSSVVLTIVIGIPFGIWASQNDTAKRIITPILDFMQTMPAFVYLIPSILFFGIGVVPGILASVIFAVPPTIRLTNLGIREVPKDLIEATEAFGSTTGQKLFKVQLPLAAPTILAGVNQSIMLALSMVVIASLVGAPGLGAEVYRAVTQIKVGEGFEAGISIVIIAIILDRISQNLRKPLFGNIINKKIVYSVLAGLLIVAYAAVAISQAKPSETSSKNVGDQVNYEITGIDPGAGLMKSTEKAMKDYGLKKDWTLKEGSAAAMTAELKKAYEKKEPIIVTGWTPHWMFSKYDLKYLKDPKGSYGKGESIHTLTKKGFKQENPGANKILDHFFWKPSDMEEVMVDVQDGAQPEKAAAKWVKSHKQEVGKWTKGAQKGNGKEVKLVYVAWESEIASTNVVAKVLEQQGYKVKLQQVEAGPMFAGVADGSADAMVAAWLPTTHKDYYNKYKGKFEDLGPNLKGTKLGLTVPKYMPIDSIEDLKK from the coding sequence ATGAATTTTCCGAAAATCCCTTTAGCACAATGGGTTGACCATCTAGTAGACTGGATCACAAATACGTTTGATCCTGTCTTTAATGCTATTACTGGATTTATTGAAGGGCTTCTTGACAACCTTGTTACTCTTCTTGGGATAGGTCCTTCTATCTTGTTAATTTTAATTATTACCCTTTTTGCTCTTTATACGAGCAGATGGGGAGTTGCCATTTTTACATTGGTTGGATTATTGTTAATCGACAATCTTGGATATTGGGATGCGACCGTCGATACGATCGCACTCGTATTGTCGTCAGTTGTCCTGACCATCGTGATCGGAATACCGTTTGGAATTTGGGCTTCACAAAATGATACGGCCAAACGGATTATCACACCGATTCTGGACTTCATGCAAACTATGCCAGCCTTTGTTTACCTAATACCATCTATTCTGTTTTTCGGAATCGGTGTTGTACCGGGTATCCTGGCTTCCGTTATTTTCGCGGTGCCTCCGACGATCCGTCTTACGAATCTCGGAATCCGTGAAGTACCGAAAGATTTAATTGAAGCCACAGAGGCCTTTGGTTCAACAACAGGGCAAAAGCTGTTTAAAGTTCAGCTTCCTCTTGCTGCACCAACTATCCTTGCTGGTGTGAACCAGAGCATCATGCTTGCCCTGTCCATGGTCGTTATCGCTTCACTTGTTGGTGCACCTGGACTTGGAGCAGAAGTTTACCGTGCTGTTACTCAAATTAAAGTCGGTGAAGGTTTTGAAGCGGGAATTTCGATCGTTATCATCGCGATCATTCTGGACCGTATCTCTCAGAACTTGCGAAAACCGCTTTTCGGCAATATCATCAATAAAAAAATCGTTTATTCTGTATTGGCAGGTCTGCTAATCGTAGCTTACGCGGCAGTAGCGATCAGCCAGGCAAAACCAAGTGAAACCAGCTCTAAAAATGTTGGTGACCAGGTAAACTATGAAATAACGGGTATCGATCCTGGTGCCGGATTGATGAAATCAACAGAAAAAGCAATGAAAGACTACGGTCTGAAGAAAGACTGGACACTGAAAGAAGGTTCAGCCGCAGCGATGACCGCTGAATTGAAAAAAGCGTATGAAAAGAAAGAACCGATCATCGTTACTGGCTGGACGCCGCACTGGATGTTCAGTAAGTACGATCTTAAATACCTGAAAGATCCTAAAGGGTCATATGGTAAAGGTGAATCCATTCACACCTTAACGAAAAAAGGGTTCAAACAGGAAAATCCAGGTGCTAACAAAATCCTGGATCATTTCTTCTGGAAACCTTCTGACATGGAAGAAGTCATGGTGGATGTTCAAGATGGAGCACAGCCTGAAAAAGCTGCAGCGAAATGGGTGAAATCTCATAAACAAGAAGTAGGCAAATGGACGAAAGGCGCACAAAAAGGCAACGGAAAAGAAGTCAAGCTTGTCTATGTGGCCTGGGAATCCGAAATTGCAAGTACGAACGTAGTAGCCAAAGTTCTTGAACAGCAAGGCTATAAAGTAAAACTTCAGCAAGTTGAAGCCGGACCGATGTTCGCCGGTGTGGCTGATGGAAGTGCTGACGCTATGGTTGCGGCATGGCTGCCGACAACGCATAAGGATTATTACAACAAGTATAAAGGCAAATTTGAAGATCTTGGTCCAAACCTAAAAGGTACAAAATTAGGTCTGACCGTTCCAAAATATATGCCGATCGATTCCATCGAAGATTTAAAAAAATAA
- a CDS encoding quaternary amine ABC transporter ATP-binding protein has product MEAKVSIRNVTKVFGKSPKAAVQLLKKGYSKKDILKETGSTVGVNNASFDIYPGEIFVVMGLSGSGKSTLIRMINRLIDPSSGEILIDNEDIVKMPTSQLREVRRKTISMVFQNFALFPHKTVLENTEYGLEIQNVSPSERKEKAMKSLEIVGLKGYENQMPSQLSGGMQQRVGLARALASDTDILLMDEAFSALDPLIRKDMQDELLEIQESMKKTIIFITHDLDEALRIGDRIALMKDGSIIQIGTPEEIMMNPANEYVERFVEDVDISRVLTASHVMKRAEKISPDRGPRVALQIMKDQGYSSIFIVDRKQRLLGAVTADDASMAIKENKTIEEVMNKDVLTASEDTLLSDLLEPMANTNIPLAVIDEEKRLKGVIIRGAVIGALAGNRDGLNGKEDDE; this is encoded by the coding sequence ATGGAAGCAAAAGTGAGTATTAGAAATGTAACCAAAGTATTTGGCAAATCTCCGAAAGCTGCCGTTCAATTACTGAAAAAGGGTTACTCCAAGAAAGACATATTAAAAGAAACGGGCAGCACGGTCGGTGTAAATAACGCATCGTTTGATATCTATCCAGGTGAGATCTTCGTGGTCATGGGGTTATCCGGAAGCGGAAAATCCACATTGATTCGAATGATCAACCGGCTGATCGATCCTTCAAGCGGCGAAATACTTATCGATAATGAAGACATCGTGAAAATGCCTACCTCTCAACTTAGAGAAGTGAGACGCAAGACGATCAGCATGGTGTTTCAAAACTTCGCATTATTTCCTCATAAAACCGTGTTAGAAAACACGGAGTACGGTCTGGAAATACAAAATGTCTCCCCATCGGAACGCAAGGAGAAAGCAATGAAATCCCTTGAAATCGTCGGATTAAAGGGGTATGAAAATCAGATGCCGTCCCAGCTGAGCGGCGGGATGCAGCAGCGTGTAGGCCTTGCAAGAGCACTGGCAAGCGATACTGATATCCTTTTGATGGATGAAGCATTCAGTGCCCTTGACCCGCTGATCCGGAAAGACATGCAGGACGAACTTCTTGAAATTCAGGAATCCATGAAAAAAACGATCATTTTCATTACACATGATCTGGATGAAGCTTTACGTATCGGCGACCGCATCGCCCTTATGAAAGACGGAAGCATCATTCAGATCGGAACACCTGAAGAAATTATGATGAATCCTGCCAATGAATACGTTGAGCGATTTGTAGAAGATGTGGATATATCACGCGTTCTTACCGCTTCTCACGTTATGAAACGGGCAGAAAAGATTTCTCCTGACAGAGGCCCGAGGGTCGCGCTGCAGATTATGAAAGATCAAGGATATTCAAGCATCTTTATCGTTGACCGCAAGCAAAGATTGCTTGGGGCCGTAACAGCGGATGATGCCTCTATGGCCATAAAGGAAAACAAGACGATCGAGGAAGTCATGAATAAAGATGTGCTGACTGCAAGTGAAGATACACTTCTTTCAGATTTGCTTGAACCGATGGCGAATACTAATATTCCTCTTGCCGTAATTGATGAAGAAAAACGGTTAAAAGGAGTTATCATCCGGGGCGCTGTCATTGGCGCGCTTGCTGGAAACCGCGATGGGCTGAACGGAAAGGAGGATGACGAATGA
- the cls gene encoding cardiolipin synthase, translating into MHIFSILLMLVTILNILLAAVIVFRERRDASSTWAWLLVLVFIPLGGFFLYLLFGRNLSRHRLFQWDDRKKLGLEKTLKSQMKHLRDGSFEFCNEPERASQDLIYMQLVNNEAPFSRDNSVEIFTDGGKKFENLIQDIERAEHHIHLQYYIIKKDNLGRKIRDVLVEKAKQGVKVRVLYDELGSRRLTKRFFSELRKAGGEVEVFFPTRFAFINFRMNYRNHRKIVIIDGKIGYVGGFNVGDEYLGLNPRFGFWRDTHLKIQGTAVHSMQTRFILDWNQASYGHDIDYDPVLFPEEIGKGAIGMQIVTSGPESEWPQIKDGYIKMISLAKHSITIQTPYFIPDASLLDTLRIACHSGVDVKIMIPNKPDHLFVYWASLSNIGDLLKAGAKVYIYDNGFIHAKSIVVDDEISSVGTANFDIRSLKLNFEINAFIYNKTIAKKLMDAFHEDVKLSRKLTWEQYQERSKWIRFRESISRLLSPLL; encoded by the coding sequence ATGCATATTTTTTCTATATTACTTATGCTTGTTACCATTTTGAATATATTGCTTGCGGCCGTCATCGTATTTCGGGAACGCCGTGATGCCAGTTCCACCTGGGCATGGCTCCTTGTCTTAGTGTTCATTCCTTTAGGTGGCTTTTTTCTTTATTTATTGTTCGGGCGAAACTTAAGCAGACACCGGCTATTTCAATGGGATGACCGAAAAAAGCTTGGTTTGGAGAAAACCTTAAAAAGCCAGATGAAGCATCTTCGGGACGGGTCCTTTGAGTTTTGCAACGAACCCGAGAGAGCAAGCCAGGACTTGATCTACATGCAGCTCGTCAATAACGAGGCTCCCTTTTCACGGGATAACTCCGTTGAAATTTTTACTGATGGAGGGAAAAAGTTCGAGAATCTGATTCAAGATATCGAACGGGCAGAACATCACATACACCTGCAATATTACATTATTAAAAAAGATAATCTTGGCAGAAAGATAAGGGATGTCTTGGTCGAAAAAGCAAAACAAGGGGTTAAGGTCAGGGTCTTATATGATGAATTGGGATCACGAAGACTCACCAAGCGCTTTTTCTCCGAGCTCCGAAAGGCCGGGGGAGAGGTTGAAGTCTTTTTCCCCACAAGGTTTGCCTTTATTAATTTTCGGATGAACTACCGAAATCACCGGAAGATCGTTATTATCGACGGCAAGATCGGTTATGTCGGCGGTTTTAACGTAGGGGATGAATACCTGGGGCTTAACCCGAGGTTTGGGTTTTGGCGTGATACACACTTAAAGATTCAGGGCACAGCCGTCCACTCCATGCAAACCCGTTTTATACTAGACTGGAACCAAGCCTCATATGGACATGATATTGATTATGATCCTGTCCTTTTTCCTGAGGAAATCGGCAAAGGCGCTATCGGCATGCAGATTGTTACGAGCGGGCCAGAATCGGAGTGGCCGCAGATCAAAGACGGCTACATCAAGATGATCTCCCTTGCCAAACATTCGATCACCATTCAAACCCCGTACTTTATTCCTGATGCCAGTCTGCTGGATACACTGCGGATCGCCTGCCATTCGGGGGTAGACGTAAAGATCATGATACCGAATAAACCCGATCATCTTTTCGTATACTGGGCTTCGTTATCCAATATCGGAGACTTGCTGAAGGCAGGTGCAAAAGTCTACATTTACGACAACGGCTTTATCCACGCTAAATCCATCGTCGTCGATGATGAGATTTCATCTGTCGGAACGGCTAATTTTGATATTCGAAGCTTGAAGCTGAACTTTGAGATCAATGCATTTATATACAACAAAACAATAGCCAAAAAGCTGATGGACGCTTTTCACGAGGATGTAAAGCTTTCCCGTAAATTAACGTGGGAACAATATCAGGAGCGTTCGAAGTGGATCCGCTTCAGAGAATCCATCTCCCGCCTGCTCTCTCCCCTCTTATAA
- the cccB gene encoding cytochrome c551, whose amino-acid sequence MKKKMAMISMAMLLLAACSSNNGQDEQKKHEKQNLEAADSVFKQNCASCHGNNLEGAAGPSLKHIGSKYSEKEIMSIILKGRNGMPAGILTGGDARLVAEWLKEEHQ is encoded by the coding sequence ATGAAAAAGAAAATGGCCATGATCAGTATGGCGATGCTGCTTTTGGCTGCATGTTCATCCAATAACGGACAGGACGAGCAGAAGAAGCATGAAAAGCAAAATCTCGAAGCAGCTGACAGCGTGTTCAAGCAAAACTGTGCCAGCTGCCACGGAAACAATCTTGAAGGAGCAGCAGGGCCTTCACTAAAACATATCGGCAGCAAATATTCGGAAAAAGAAATCATGAGCATTATTTTAAAAGGGCGAAACGGCATGCCGGCTGGTATATTGACTGGCGGAGACGCGAGGCTTGTGGCGGAGTGGCTCAAGGAAGAACACCAATAG
- a CDS encoding LysR family transcriptional regulator, translating into MEFNWLYTFLTAAETGNFRKTAEILYISQPSVTVHIKQLEKEIGVFLFHREGKKVKLTEDGKRYLDHAKTLIAVYENGLEDLASFSQGYTSKLVLAISPLIADTILPFVLKRYLNKHPETEISVKIIESEYIEQAVLNDEVDIGLSCLPTANSNLICNLLYRDKVIFVCTHDGRDSESAPPLEEAEVFQSNYLLTHNHPGYWGGLIKTIKAKYPGVRMMKVSQVHITKRFIIEGLGVSFLPASTVRRELLEGRMLEVDCHSIQLPEANTYALTKYDHSKQREFLSFVSNHRI; encoded by the coding sequence ATGGAGTTTAATTGGCTATATACCTTTTTAACGGCGGCGGAAACGGGGAATTTTAGAAAAACAGCAGAGATTCTTTACATATCACAGCCTTCCGTAACAGTTCATATTAAGCAGCTTGAAAAAGAAATCGGGGTATTTCTCTTTCATCGTGAAGGAAAGAAAGTTAAACTGACGGAAGATGGAAAACGGTACTTGGATCATGCCAAAACGCTGATTGCCGTTTATGAAAACGGTCTTGAAGATCTTGCTTCCTTCAGCCAGGGCTATACGAGCAAGCTGGTCCTTGCCATCTCACCGCTGATCGCTGACACGATTCTTCCCTTTGTGCTGAAGCGATACTTAAATAAGCATCCTGAAACGGAAATATCGGTGAAAATCATAGAATCAGAATACATCGAACAAGCGGTATTGAACGATGAAGTGGATATTGGTCTATCATGTCTTCCTACAGCCAATTCCAATTTAATCTGTAATCTCCTATACAGAGACAAGGTGATCTTTGTTTGTACACACGATGGTCGGGATTCAGAATCCGCACCGCCTCTGGAAGAAGCAGAAGTATTCCAATCCAATTATCTATTGACTCATAATCACCCAGGTTACTGGGGAGGCTTGATTAAAACGATTAAAGCTAAATATCCTGGTGTGCGAATGATGAAAGTGTCACAAGTGCATATTACGAAAAGATTCATTATAGAAGGGCTTGGGGTATCCTTTCTGCCTGCCTCTACAGTCAGGCGAGAACTGCTGGAGGGAAGGATGCTGGAAGTGGACTGCCATTCTATTCAGCTGCCTGAAGCCAATACCTATGCACTCACAAAATACGATCACTCCAAACAAAGAGAATTCCTTTCCTTTGTTTCCAACCATAGAATTTAA
- a CDS encoding citrate synthase/methylcitrate synthase yields MMEKGLKGVVAAQTSISHVDGLNGKLLYRGLDIGEVTKRYSFEETAYFLWHGKFPNEDELNDLKNELKRNRKLSSSIKEIIDHLPKNMDLMSVIRTAISSEGSEEYGWKPTIAQAIRLTALVPSIIAYRTRSMEGKPFVSPREDLDHVENYLYIINGTTPLKAHAEALETYMILTLEHGMNASTFSARVTASTESDLVSAATSAIGTMKGPLHGGAPSGVIALLDEVAEAGNPERVIREKLVRGEKLMGFGHRVYKTLDPRAAALKERLLNMTGKDQWLDLALETERTAVALLHEFKPGRSLYTNVEFYAAAIMKAIQMDDELFTPTFTASRMVGWTAHVLEQSEDNTIFRPESVYIGPAHTKEDVKN; encoded by the coding sequence TTGATGGAAAAAGGTCTTAAAGGTGTTGTGGCAGCACAGACATCCATCAGCCATGTGGATGGCCTGAATGGAAAATTGCTGTACAGAGGGTTAGATATCGGCGAAGTGACAAAACGCTATTCCTTCGAAGAAACAGCCTACTTTCTATGGCATGGAAAATTTCCAAATGAAGATGAACTGAACGATCTGAAGAATGAGTTAAAAAGAAACAGGAAGCTTTCAAGTTCGATCAAAGAGATTATTGATCACCTTCCAAAGAACATGGATTTGATGAGTGTGATTCGAACCGCCATCTCTTCAGAAGGCTCTGAAGAATATGGCTGGAAGCCTACGATTGCTCAAGCGATTAGACTGACAGCGCTCGTTCCGAGTATCATAGCCTACCGCACACGCAGCATGGAAGGAAAGCCTTTTGTTTCTCCTCGCGAAGATTTAGATCATGTTGAAAACTATCTTTATATAATCAATGGTACAACACCATTAAAAGCACATGCTGAAGCGCTGGAAACGTATATGATCTTGACGCTGGAGCATGGGATGAATGCTTCAACCTTTTCAGCAAGGGTAACAGCTTCCACAGAATCGGATCTCGTTTCTGCTGCAACATCAGCCATTGGGACGATGAAAGGCCCCCTTCACGGAGGTGCCCCTTCCGGTGTGATCGCACTGCTGGATGAAGTGGCGGAAGCAGGCAATCCCGAAAGAGTAATTCGAGAGAAGCTAGTTCGTGGTGAGAAGCTGATGGGATTTGGCCATCGCGTATATAAAACGCTTGATCCGAGAGCGGCCGCTTTAAAGGAGCGTCTCTTAAACATGACAGGAAAAGACCAATGGCTTGATCTGGCTCTTGAGACAGAACGCACGGCTGTTGCTCTATTGCACGAATTTAAACCAGGACGATCACTTTATACGAACGTAGAATTTTATGCTGCAGCGATTATGAAGGCCATTCAAATGGATGACGAGCTGTTCACGCCCACCTTTACGGCCAGCCGAATGGTAGGCTGGACCGCCCATGTTCTTGAACAGTCAGAAGACAACACGATATTCAGGCCCGAATCGGTTTATATAGGGCCGGCACACACCAAGGAGGATGTGAAGAACTGA
- a CDS encoding bifunctional transcriptional activator/DNA repair enzyme AdaA: MDNFSFDEMWEKIMACDSSYDGLFYTAVKTTKIYCRPSCRSRKPKKINVDFYETIPEAVEAGFRACKRCQPDAGLSPQMELVKSVKSFLVQHYKEPLVLQDIADFAGVSPFYLERQFKQATSETPREYLEKIRVDKAAHLLKNTSLTNLEICYEAGFQSPSNFYKVFRTVLDCSPSEFRNK, from the coding sequence ATGGACAATTTCTCATTTGATGAGATGTGGGAAAAAATTATGGCGTGCGACAGTTCGTATGACGGTTTATTTTATACTGCTGTCAAAACGACAAAAATTTATTGCCGTCCTTCCTGCCGCTCAAGAAAACCGAAGAAGATCAACGTGGATTTCTATGAAACTATTCCTGAAGCAGTAGAGGCGGGCTTTCGTGCCTGTAAACGATGCCAGCCGGATGCCGGGCTTTCTCCTCAGATGGAGCTCGTCAAAAGCGTCAAATCATTTCTTGTTCAGCATTATAAAGAACCGCTCGTTCTTCAGGACATTGCCGATTTTGCCGGTGTCAGTCCGTTTTATCTGGAACGGCAATTTAAACAGGCGACCTCAGAAACGCCAAGGGAATATTTGGAGAAGATACGGGTAGACAAGGCCGCCCATCTTCTTAAAAATACAAGCCTTACAAATCTCGAAATCTGCTATGAAGCAGGGTTTCAAAGTCCGTCCAATTTTTATAAAGTCTTTCGTACGGTCTTGGATTGTTCACCCAGTGAATTTCGGAATAAGTAA